Proteins co-encoded in one Coxiella burnetii genomic window:
- a CDS encoding MFS transporter — MSGLKYLKESPLVIALVAGIGMFLSTLDSGIINIAIPTLLRQFNAQISTVIWTVTLYTLTLSATILLFGRLADRVGRLQIYRWGLILFSVSSLLCGTSTNIWLLILFRALQGLSAAMMQATAIAIITTRLDEHSVAKAMGIFGMIIGLGPMMGPVLSGFILSTIGWRWIFWLNIPICLVGIVGCKKLAPVKEVLHEKPIDYSNLGLLALSMFSLLLTMSFVGHGIDKFYIAAIITIALLSIYFWLEKRSKHPIIPMQLFKSLKFTAPMLGIIAFGGATAVAFMLPPIYLEKLKHFDAWQVGLISLSAPLGIVFSSQISARLVQSVETLIPMLIGLTIMVFALLSLTQIAVDWPVAWLFLLLLFYGVGGELYQTPCYINLTKQFPSNNQAFIAALTRMIQNLAIAFEAAGAAMFIGLKTQRNKNYLIHGISHGWWLAGIISMIAWITLFIFFVQNRKTNVIRK; from the coding sequence TTGTCGGGATTGAAATACTTAAAAGAGTCGCCTTTAGTAATAGCGCTGGTCGCAGGGATTGGTATGTTTTTATCAACCCTCGATTCTGGGATCATCAATATCGCTATTCCAACATTGTTGAGACAATTTAACGCACAAATTTCAACGGTTATCTGGACGGTTACCCTTTATACTTTAACCTTGAGTGCCACCATCCTATTGTTTGGTCGTTTAGCTGATCGAGTGGGGCGATTGCAAATCTATCGATGGGGTTTGATTTTATTTTCTGTCAGTTCATTATTGTGTGGCACCTCAACCAATATCTGGTTGCTTATTTTATTTCGAGCACTGCAAGGATTAAGTGCAGCGATGATGCAAGCCACAGCTATAGCAATTATCACAACTCGATTGGATGAGCATAGCGTTGCAAAAGCAATGGGAATTTTTGGAATGATTATTGGGTTGGGTCCGATGATGGGCCCTGTATTAAGCGGATTCATTTTAAGTACCATTGGATGGCGCTGGATCTTTTGGCTGAATATTCCTATTTGTTTAGTGGGCATTGTTGGATGTAAAAAATTAGCGCCTGTCAAAGAAGTATTACACGAAAAACCAATTGATTATTCCAATTTAGGATTGCTTGCTTTGAGCATGTTTTCATTATTGTTAACGATGAGTTTTGTAGGGCATGGAATTGATAAATTTTATATCGCCGCAATAATCACCATCGCCTTGCTTAGTATTTATTTTTGGCTAGAAAAGCGCTCAAAACATCCAATCATACCAATGCAATTATTCAAATCACTTAAGTTTACAGCCCCCATGTTGGGTATTATTGCCTTTGGAGGAGCAACAGCCGTTGCTTTTATGCTGCCGCCAATATACCTGGAGAAACTTAAGCATTTTGACGCTTGGCAAGTAGGCTTGATCAGTTTATCGGCCCCGTTGGGGATTGTTTTTTCAAGTCAAATTTCAGCACGTCTTGTGCAAAGCGTTGAAACATTAATACCAATGCTTATTGGTCTTACTATTATGGTGTTTGCATTGCTTAGTTTGACACAGATTGCCGTCGATTGGCCGGTTGCATGGTTATTTTTATTATTGCTTTTTTATGGTGTTGGCGGTGAATTATATCAGACACCTTGTTACATCAACTTGACTAAACAATTTCCCTCTAACAATCAAGCTTTTATTGCGGCTTTAACTCGAATGATACAAAATTTAGCGATTGCGTTTGAGGCGGCGGGCGCGGCTATGTTTATTGGCTTAAAAACACAGCGAAATAAAAATTACTTAATTCATGGTATTTCACACGGTTGGTGGTTGGCAGGTATAATTAGCATGATTGCATGGATCACATTATTTATTTTTTTTGTACAAAACAGAAAAACGAATGTCATTAGAAAATGA
- a CDS encoding Ada metal-binding domain-containing protein yields the protein MNIILLKFCRPICPARKSKLENREFFETAKEIR from the coding sequence GTGAATATCATTTTGTTGAAATTTTGCCGACCTATTTGCCCAGCAAGAAAGTCAAAATTGGAGAACCGTGAATTTTTTGAAACAGCTAAAGAGATTCGTTAA
- the coxCC4 gene encoding Dot/Icm T4SS effector CoxCC4 yields the protein MKIIKLVENIYKDLEATNKKFSAAITNEARGSELFKKICDKYEVICNNTQTNAAKGRMAELLKAYYLEAWLGKLQAEENYLSENPENENILLENDKKLEGITKSLEELLLEANKFYPSIISKKSKSKFYSNFLSDCKETYNSINKYSNSWEKISNRTKANYYYNFSEDLIEKSKESHSDEETFLHRCSVYLKFCISFYDEAEDQVSKEETEKKLEEVNSRIEQLKTARIRKRKLLSISSIDEDKAFKKKIGEKTNEPPLFTESNGSNTKEKETKEALTAVNLLNPYPEPKSTDDKETAHCSYRKPDERSTVSNHPSLSTCWAGIFSSVNSNSGSFDPTNRNSTSDEHDKRRLPPKMRHKAGRDKDELHLQIDPGIKMLEVAATAINLPNSTPELKNTGDETAHCDYRKEQPSVSNPPSLSTFRSGTFFHANLNSNSSNPTNEERTSECGKSHLLPKMRQKARFR from the coding sequence ATGAAAATTATTAAATTAGTGGAAAATATTTATAAGGATTTAGAGGCTACAAATAAGAAATTTTCTGCAGCAATTACCAACGAAGCGAGAGGTTCAGAATTATTTAAAAAAATATGCGATAAATATGAAGTTATCTGTAACAACACCCAAACAAATGCGGCGAAAGGGAGAATGGCTGAATTACTTAAGGCTTATTATCTTGAAGCTTGGCTGGGTAAGCTTCAGGCTGAAGAAAACTACCTTAGCGAAAACCCTGAGAATGAAAATATATTATTAGAAAACGATAAAAAACTAGAGGGAATCACAAAATCACTAGAAGAGCTTCTCCTAGAAGCTAATAAATTTTATCCTTCGATAATATCTAAAAAATCGAAGTCGAAATTCTATTCAAACTTTTTAAGTGATTGCAAAGAAACCTACAATTCAATTAACAAGTATTCCAACTCTTGGGAAAAAATATCTAATCGAACCAAGGCTAATTATTACTATAATTTTTCAGAGGATTTAATAGAAAAATCTAAAGAGTCTCACAGTGATGAAGAAACATTTTTACATAGATGTTCGGTCTATTTAAAGTTTTGCATCTCTTTTTATGATGAAGCTGAGGATCAAGTATCTAAGGAAGAAACTGAAAAAAAGCTTGAAGAAGTTAACAGTCGTATAGAGCAGCTCAAGACAGCGCGAATTAGAAAAAGAAAATTATTATCTATCTCGTCTATAGATGAAGATAAAGCGTTTAAGAAGAAGATTGGTGAAAAAACTAATGAACCGCCTTTATTCACCGAATCCAACGGCTCGAACACAAAAGAGAAAGAAACTAAAGAGGCACTAACGGCTGTCAATCTTCTAAACCCATACCCTGAACCAAAAAGTACTGATGACAAAGAAACCGCGCATTGTAGTTATCGCAAACCAGATGAACGATCGACAGTTAGCAATCATCCAAGTTTGTCTACTTGTTGGGCGGGAATTTTCTCCTCTGTCAATTCAAACTCTGGCTCTTTTGATCCAACGAATAGGAATAGTACCAGTGATGAACACGACAAGCGTCGGCTTCCGCCTAAAATGAGGCACAAAGCTGGAAGAGATAAGGATGAACTCCATTTACAAATTGACCCTGGCATTAAGATGCTGGAGGTAGCGGCAACCGCTATCAATCTTCCAAATTCAACACCTGAGTTAAAAAATACCGGTGACGAAACCGCACATTGTGATTATCGCAAGGAGCAACCATCAGTTAGTAATCCTCCAAGCTTATCTACTTTTCGGTCGGGAACTTTCTTCCATGCCAATTTAAACTCTAACTCTTCTAACCCAACGAACGAGGAGAGAACCAGTGAATGCGGTAAGTCCCACCTCCTACCTAAAATGAGGCAAAAAGCCAGATTTAGATAA
- the folE gene encoding GTP cyclohydrolase I FolE gives MENIMSNTIADHVKAILIALGEDPNREGLRDTPKRYEKALEHLTKGYHEKLPSVVKKAVFQSGMDEMVILKDIELYSLCEHHLLPFIGRCHVAYLPSGKIIGISKLARIVDMFAKRLQVQENLTKQIAEAILTATEAKGVGVIIEAKHLCMMMRGVEKQNSEMTTSVMLGTFRKDDRTRSEFLSLIRK, from the coding sequence GTGGAAAATATTATGAGCAATACTATTGCAGACCATGTTAAAGCGATATTAATCGCGTTAGGAGAAGACCCGAACCGAGAAGGCTTAAGGGATACACCTAAACGCTATGAAAAAGCCTTGGAACACCTCACCAAAGGCTATCATGAAAAGCTTCCATCGGTTGTCAAAAAGGCGGTATTCCAATCCGGAATGGACGAGATGGTCATCCTCAAGGATATTGAGCTTTACTCGCTCTGCGAGCATCATTTATTGCCTTTCATTGGCAGATGTCACGTCGCCTACCTCCCCAGCGGAAAAATTATTGGCATCTCAAAGCTGGCTCGCATTGTCGATATGTTCGCCAAGCGCTTGCAAGTACAAGAAAATCTCACCAAACAAATCGCAGAAGCCATATTAACCGCGACGGAAGCAAAAGGTGTCGGCGTTATCATTGAAGCAAAACACCTTTGCATGATGATGCGCGGCGTTGAAAAACAAAATTCAGAAATGACCACTTCGGTCATGCTCGGCACCTTCCGAAAAGACGACCGCACCCGCTCAGAATTTTTGAGTTTAATTAGAAAGTAA
- a CDS encoding histidine triad nucleotide-binding protein translates to MTACVFCKIAKGEIGELIYEDKQVVAFNDAAPQAPIHILVIPHRHIETINDVTPGDEDLLGHMVVVATRLAHDKNMAADGYRLVMNCNRNGGQAVFHIHLHLLGGRQMHWPPG, encoded by the coding sequence TTGACGGCGTGTGTATTTTGCAAAATTGCAAAAGGCGAAATAGGCGAATTAATTTACGAAGATAAGCAAGTGGTCGCTTTCAACGACGCCGCACCACAAGCGCCTATTCATATTCTTGTCATCCCCCACCGTCACATTGAAACGATTAACGATGTCACCCCCGGCGATGAGGATCTTTTGGGACACATGGTGGTGGTCGCTACTCGATTAGCCCACGATAAAAATATGGCGGCGGACGGCTATCGTCTCGTGATGAATTGTAACCGAAACGGCGGACAGGCTGTCTTTCATATTCACCTTCATCTCCTGGGCGGTCGCCAAATGCACTGGCCGCCGGGATAG
- a CDS encoding DHA2 family efflux MFS transporter permease subunit — translation MNTTALTKNEILYSRRWLIIVTIMMVAILEVLDTTIVNVALPNMMSSLGANQNQITWVLTSYVVASAIMLPLTGFFSNRLGQKQLLLINITWFMITSFLCGIAQSLPEIVFFRIFQGLFGASLIPLSQSILRETFPLEEQGKAMAIWGIGIMAAPVFGPTLGGFITEHMNWRWIFYINMPICLLGLMLTLFVIPSSERHYQRIDWGGLLLMITGVGALQVFLDKGNENDWLNSNLILALFITAIFCLVFFIIRSLIHRYSVIKLKIFKDRNFRISCLALALFAGSMFALITLEPIMLERLFNYPAVTAGWTMAPLGIGGAVVMMFVPFLMKHLNIKIILTVGILCCFYGAILFAGVNLNSTMQEFLINNTVLGFGMGFLMVPLTTYSLATLPAKDITEAAGLYSYSRMLGTSIGISLLSTLVSRTTQIHWHFLTTHINVFNTNFHNWFTFQKLPFMDPVGIARLGVQFQRQASMLGFLDGFRTIAIVFILLLPLLLTLKTIKLQGSPAAPIDDPVIPASTGITEKI, via the coding sequence ATGAATACAACGGCGCTGACAAAAAACGAAATCCTTTATTCTCGACGATGGTTAATTATCGTGACCATTATGATGGTAGCCATTCTGGAAGTATTGGATACCACTATCGTGAACGTCGCTTTACCTAACATGATGTCATCGTTGGGCGCGAATCAAAATCAGATAACGTGGGTATTGACTTCATACGTGGTTGCTTCTGCCATTATGCTTCCCCTCACGGGCTTTTTTAGCAATCGACTCGGCCAAAAACAATTGCTTTTAATTAATATCACCTGGTTTATGATTACCTCTTTTTTATGCGGAATCGCACAATCACTACCAGAAATCGTTTTTTTTCGCATATTTCAAGGGCTTTTCGGCGCTTCTTTGATTCCTCTATCTCAATCCATACTAAGAGAGACCTTCCCTTTAGAAGAACAAGGTAAAGCCATGGCTATTTGGGGTATTGGCATTATGGCGGCGCCCGTTTTCGGGCCCACCTTAGGCGGCTTTATTACGGAACACATGAACTGGCGCTGGATTTTTTATATCAATATGCCGATTTGTTTACTCGGGCTAATGTTAACGCTGTTTGTCATTCCATCGAGCGAACGTCACTACCAGCGCATTGATTGGGGCGGATTATTATTAATGATCACCGGCGTTGGAGCCTTACAAGTTTTTCTCGACAAAGGCAACGAAAATGATTGGCTAAATTCCAATTTAATTTTAGCTTTATTTATTACCGCTATTTTTTGTCTCGTTTTCTTCATTATCCGCAGTTTAATCCATCGTTACTCAGTAATTAAATTAAAGATATTTAAAGACCGCAATTTTAGAATTTCTTGTTTAGCGCTGGCCTTATTTGCAGGCTCGATGTTTGCATTAATTACATTAGAGCCCATTATGTTAGAGCGCTTATTTAATTACCCAGCCGTCACCGCGGGCTGGACCATGGCGCCTTTAGGTATTGGCGGAGCCGTTGTAATGATGTTTGTGCCCTTTTTAATGAAACATCTAAATATAAAAATTATTTTAACCGTTGGCATATTGTGTTGTTTTTACGGAGCGATTCTATTTGCCGGCGTTAACTTAAATTCAACGATGCAGGAATTTTTAATAAATAATACCGTTCTGGGATTTGGAATGGGTTTTTTGATGGTGCCCTTAACAACCTATTCTTTAGCTACCCTTCCCGCAAAAGATATTACCGAAGCGGCCGGTCTTTATAGTTATTCACGAATGCTAGGCACTTCCATTGGCATTTCCTTACTAAGCACGCTCGTCAGCCGGACAACCCAAATTCATTGGCATTTTTTGACAACACATATTAACGTCTTTAATACTAATTTTCACAACTGGTTTACCTTTCAAAAACTCCCATTTATGGACCCCGTTGGTATCGCTCGGTTAGGCGTTCAATTTCAACGACAGGCTAGCATGCTCGGATTTTTAGATGGCTTCAGAACCATTGCTATTGTCTTTATCTTATTGTTACCATTACTATTAACACTAAAAACCATCAAATTGCAGGGCAGCCCGGCTGCTCCCATAGATGATCCTGTTATTCCTGCTTCTACAGGAATAACAGAGAAAATTTAA
- a CDS encoding HlyD family secretion protein, which translates to MIKKFVKVILPLFIIAILSIGGYFYWQHQNRYPSTDDAYIQADVINVASRVSGTVSEIDVRNEEHVQKGQLLFTIDPAPFTIELNKAQAQRDATRQKIQAADMAVKSARATVVERKAELTHTRLETKRILTLMKKQFVSRSDGDLAIKNLHVAEAALNAAQNQLEEMIEKRGELGDKNAQLRLAQAAVEKAKLDLQYTRVFAPTSGYIANFNLRHGDVVSAYQPLFALIEDQTWWAQANFKETQLARIHTGEQATIKLDMYPHQIFIGKVVDVNKDSGSSFSLLPPENASGNWVKVTQRFPVKVIITQRKSGYPLRLGASSTVTIDTTSPK; encoded by the coding sequence ATGATAAAAAAATTTGTTAAAGTCATTCTGCCTCTTTTCATAATCGCGATTCTTTCCATCGGCGGTTATTTTTACTGGCAACATCAAAACCGCTACCCCAGCACAGATGACGCCTACATCCAAGCTGACGTTATTAACGTAGCTTCTCGGGTTAGCGGGACCGTAAGCGAGATCGATGTTCGCAATGAAGAACATGTCCAAAAAGGACAACTCCTATTCACCATTGACCCAGCGCCGTTTACCATCGAGCTTAATAAGGCGCAAGCGCAACGAGATGCTACCCGCCAAAAAATTCAAGCGGCTGATATGGCAGTAAAATCCGCTAGGGCCACCGTGGTAGAAAGAAAAGCAGAACTTACCCATACCCGTCTGGAAACAAAACGTATACTCACCTTAATGAAAAAGCAATTTGTTTCTCGCTCGGACGGTGACCTCGCTATTAAAAATTTACATGTTGCTGAAGCTGCCCTGAATGCAGCACAAAACCAATTGGAAGAAATGATTGAAAAACGCGGTGAATTAGGCGACAAAAACGCCCAATTGCGTCTAGCGCAAGCTGCCGTTGAAAAAGCCAAATTAGATTTGCAATACACTCGCGTTTTTGCGCCCACTTCAGGCTACATCGCTAATTTTAATTTACGGCACGGCGATGTAGTGAGCGCTTATCAACCTTTATTCGCTTTAATCGAAGACCAAACCTGGTGGGCTCAAGCCAATTTTAAAGAGACCCAACTGGCTCGTATTCACACTGGCGAACAAGCCACCATCAAGTTAGACATGTACCCTCATCAAATATTTATCGGCAAAGTCGTCGATGTTAACAAAGACAGCGGCAGTAGTTTTTCCTTGCTACCCCCTGAAAACGCTAGCGGCAATTGGGTTAAAGTCACTCAGCGTTTTCCAGTCAAGGTCATTATTACCCAACGCAAATCGGGCTATCCTCTTCGTTTGGGCGCCAGTAGCACGGTTACCATAGACACGACCTCTCCAAAATAA
- the rimI gene encoding ribosomal protein S18-alanine N-acetyltransferase RimI/CoxH2, whose protein sequence is MKIRNWIKDDVPQVSEIAEAAMPFPWSEKFFYDCLKSNYYGWVMESDHHLVGFIVILMQEKECQLMNIAVAPRYQRKGVASQLLQHALHYAKTHHATRLLLEVRKSNRSAIEFYKKAGGVEIGVRKNYYPAEKGREDALVFNLNF, encoded by the coding sequence GTGAAAATTCGAAACTGGATTAAGGATGATGTTCCGCAAGTGTCGGAAATTGCTGAAGCAGCGATGCCATTTCCGTGGTCGGAAAAGTTCTTTTATGATTGCTTGAAAAGCAATTATTATGGATGGGTTATGGAGTCTGATCATCATCTAGTGGGCTTTATTGTTATTTTGATGCAGGAAAAAGAGTGTCAATTAATGAATATCGCCGTAGCGCCTCGTTATCAACGAAAAGGCGTTGCTAGTCAATTATTACAACACGCCCTTCATTACGCAAAAACACATCACGCGACACGGCTGTTATTAGAAGTACGAAAATCTAATAGATCCGCTATCGAATTTTATAAAAAAGCAGGGGGCGTAGAAATTGGTGTGCGGAAAAATTATTATCCCGCGGAAAAAGGTCGCGAAGATGCATTGGTATTTAATTTAAATTTTTAG
- a CDS encoding efflux RND transporter periplasmic adaptor subunit yields the protein MVKYWESGLFIAFVAVVGFYFAFSSMGARAAKTVPVGAQPVSVDVAKVKTADIPNTVNALGSLSAVKVVTISAESDGRIAEIHFKSGQEVDTGMPIVQLDNAQAQADYQSAVTAMKLARTKYERSKLLLNQAISQQELAALKADMESKEASVQSKLAALNEKVVNAPFSGVLGAFQVQVGDYVKAGDPLVTLVNTSQLRADFQVPENFLPELKQGQLVTITTGTYPQKTFYGTVSFISPTVSSDTRSISIQALVPNDKELLSPGMFVHVSQQISVAKNAPVIPEEAIQADVKGYYVYKVVGDKVGQTYIKVGTRVDNQAQVLSGLNIGDTIVVAGQQKLDDGSVIKVQKDA from the coding sequence ATGGTTAAATACTGGGAATCCGGTCTTTTTATAGCTTTTGTAGCTGTGGTTGGCTTTTATTTTGCCTTCAGTTCAATGGGGGCGCGAGCGGCTAAAACGGTACCTGTGGGGGCTCAGCCTGTTTCCGTTGATGTCGCGAAAGTCAAAACGGCCGATATTCCTAACACCGTCAACGCCTTGGGCAGCCTGTCGGCGGTCAAAGTGGTTACCATTAGCGCAGAATCGGATGGCCGCATCGCTGAAATTCATTTCAAAAGTGGGCAAGAAGTCGATACGGGCATGCCCATCGTTCAACTCGATAACGCCCAAGCACAGGCTGATTATCAGTCGGCCGTAACTGCCATGAAGCTTGCCCGAACAAAATACGAACGCTCAAAACTGCTGTTAAATCAAGCGATTTCCCAACAGGAGTTGGCGGCATTGAAAGCCGACATGGAAAGCAAAGAAGCCTCAGTTCAGAGTAAATTAGCAGCGTTAAATGAAAAAGTCGTTAACGCGCCGTTTTCCGGCGTTCTCGGTGCTTTTCAGGTCCAGGTGGGTGATTACGTGAAAGCGGGGGACCCGCTGGTGACGTTAGTTAACACCTCTCAATTGCGGGCTGATTTTCAAGTGCCCGAGAACTTTTTACCGGAGTTAAAGCAAGGCCAGTTAGTCACTATTACCACGGGAACTTACCCGCAGAAAACGTTTTACGGCACCGTTAGCTTTATTTCTCCGACGGTGAGCTCGGACACCCGCTCGATCTCCATTCAAGCCCTTGTGCCCAATGATAAGGAATTACTTTCCCCTGGCATGTTCGTTCATGTCTCGCAGCAAATTTCAGTAGCGAAAAATGCGCCAGTAATTCCCGAAGAAGCGATTCAGGCGGACGTGAAGGGGTATTACGTTTATAAAGTCGTTGGCGACAAAGTGGGACAAACCTACATTAAAGTAGGAACGCGCGTGGATAATCAGGCCCAAGTGCTAAGCGGATTAAACATCGGCGATACTATCGTCGTGGCAGGACAGCAAAAGTTGGATGATGGAAGTGTCATTAAAGTTCAGAAAGATGCGTAG